A region from the Azospirillum thiophilum genome encodes:
- a CDS encoding 3-isopropylmalate dehydratase large subunit: MGYTITEKILARAAGLPAVRAGQDIKAKPDFVLAYDFPGYTDVYFKTMKEDFGIARVAEPERFGIFIDHMVPTATAKEEELHINTRNWCAENDVPLFERHGIGHQVAAEVGYATPGAFVVHFDGHVSQLGTFGTLAIGLRRNVMEAFVSDTVSIRVPDTVRVNLHGSLRPGVMARDVFHHLVRRLGPSSCRFQVLELGGPSVAAMSTEGLQTITGLAMFTGALTAIVNPDPVRLDYALPRARKTLEPVSSDPDARYSAVHDIDLSELEPIVVVPPTPADTRDLTEFLGLEINAGYLGSCASGRLEDLRAAAKVLEGRRVKTGVSLHIVPTSQELMAAAAREGLVSTLVEAGAFVSSPSCDYCFGRIATMTAGQRAVSTGTLNVRGRMGSPDSEIYLCNAAVVAASAIEGRIADPRPYL, encoded by the coding sequence ATGGGCTACACCATCACCGAGAAGATCCTGGCGCGCGCCGCGGGGCTGCCCGCGGTCCGCGCCGGGCAGGACATCAAGGCGAAGCCGGATTTCGTGCTGGCCTACGACTTCCCCGGCTACACCGACGTCTATTTCAAGACGATGAAGGAGGATTTCGGCATCGCCCGCGTGGCCGAGCCGGAGCGCTTCGGCATCTTCATCGACCACATGGTGCCGACCGCCACCGCCAAGGAGGAAGAGCTTCACATCAACACCCGCAACTGGTGCGCGGAGAACGATGTGCCGCTGTTCGAGCGGCACGGCATCGGCCATCAGGTGGCGGCGGAGGTGGGCTACGCGACGCCGGGCGCCTTCGTCGTCCATTTCGACGGCCATGTCAGCCAGCTCGGCACCTTCGGCACGCTCGCCATCGGGCTGCGCCGCAACGTGATGGAAGCCTTCGTCAGCGACACCGTGTCGATCCGCGTGCCCGATACGGTGCGGGTGAATCTGCACGGCAGTCTGCGGCCCGGCGTGATGGCGCGCGACGTCTTCCATCATCTGGTCCGCCGGCTGGGGCCGAGTTCCTGCCGCTTCCAGGTGCTGGAGCTGGGCGGGCCTTCGGTGGCGGCGATGTCGACGGAGGGCCTGCAGACCATCACCGGGCTGGCCATGTTCACCGGCGCGCTGACCGCCATCGTCAACCCCGATCCGGTACGGCTGGACTATGCGCTGCCGCGCGCACGCAAGACGCTGGAGCCGGTGTCGAGCGACCCGGACGCCCGCTACTCCGCGGTGCATGACATCGACCTGTCCGAACTGGAACCGATCGTCGTCGTGCCGCCGACCCCGGCGGACACCCGCGACCTGACCGAGTTCCTGGGGCTGGAGATCAATGCCGGCTATCTTGGATCCTGCGCGTCGGGCCGGCTGGAGGATCTGCGGGCGGCGGCCAAGGTACTGGAGGGCCGGCGGGTCAAGACCGGCGTGTCTCTGCACATCGTGCCGACCAGCCAGGAGCTGATGGCGGCGGCGGCACGCGAAGGGCTGGTGTCGACGCTGGTGGAGGCCGGCGCCTTCGTCTCCTCCCCCAGCTGCGACTACTGCTTCGGCCGCATCGCGACGATGACCGCGGGGCAACGGGCGGTTTCGACCGGCACCCTGAACGTCCGCGGCCGCATGGGCAGCCCGGATTCCGAAATCTACCTGTGCAACGCCGCGGTCGTCGCCGCGTCCGCCATCGAAGGCCGGATCGCCGATCCGCGCCCCTATCTGTGA
- a CDS encoding FAD-binding oxidoreductase, giving the protein MSIAALEGTATLLDALRAALGADGLLDDEKSRSFYANDVFWQPGIPPLAIALPRDREEVAAAVRAAHAAGVAVVPRGGGMSYTKGYLPERPDSVVIDGRRLNRIVELNADSLYVTVETGCTWAALNEALEGTGLRTGYWGPLSGINATIGGALSQNSAFFGSALHGTVAESVLGITVVLADGRIVTTGSGGRVGTRPFTRSGGPDLTGLFLGDNGAMGFKVAATLRLHRRPEHADFLSFGFATMQAMAAAQVEMARARCVSEGFGIDRTKVEHSASVNKLSDGLKTLGNVAKAGKSLFQGAREALSVATAGTAFLKEHNFTLHLVVEGRSETQLREAMQTVRAIGARHGKEIENSVPKVMRSKPFGPVRGMLGREGQRWVPIHAIFPLGDADRVVAANDAFFAEKRGFMEQHGIIYSVMTMTVGNDFFLEPAFYWTDEITPLHAASLGDEVVKPWRDRPANPTARNAVAELRRATQELYCSLGGVSWQVARDYPFREILTPETWSLLEGVKRAVDPQGLMNPGSLGLGR; this is encoded by the coding sequence ATGAGCATCGCCGCCCTCGAAGGCACGGCCACCCTGCTCGACGCGCTGCGCGCCGCACTCGGCGCCGACGGCCTGCTTGATGACGAAAAGAGCCGCAGCTTCTACGCCAACGACGTGTTCTGGCAGCCGGGCATCCCGCCGCTGGCCATTGCCCTGCCCCGCGACCGCGAGGAGGTCGCCGCCGCCGTGCGTGCCGCCCATGCGGCCGGCGTCGCCGTGGTGCCGCGCGGCGGCGGCATGTCCTACACCAAGGGCTATCTGCCCGAACGCCCGGATTCGGTCGTCATCGACGGCCGCCGGCTGAACCGCATCGTCGAGCTGAACGCCGACAGCCTCTATGTGACGGTCGAGACCGGCTGCACCTGGGCAGCGCTGAACGAGGCGCTGGAAGGCACCGGCCTGCGCACCGGCTATTGGGGGCCGTTGTCGGGCATCAACGCCACCATCGGCGGCGCCCTGTCGCAGAACAGCGCCTTCTTCGGCTCCGCCCTGCATGGGACGGTGGCGGAAAGCGTGCTGGGCATCACCGTGGTGCTGGCAGACGGGCGAATCGTCACCACCGGGTCGGGCGGGCGGGTCGGAACCAGGCCCTTCACCCGCTCCGGCGGTCCCGACCTGACGGGGCTGTTCCTGGGCGACAACGGCGCCATGGGTTTCAAGGTGGCGGCGACGCTGCGCCTCCACCGCCGGCCGGAGCATGCCGACTTCCTGTCCTTCGGCTTCGCCACCATGCAGGCGATGGCCGCGGCCCAGGTGGAGATGGCGCGGGCGCGCTGCGTGTCGGAAGGCTTCGGCATCGACCGGACCAAGGTCGAGCATTCAGCCAGCGTCAACAAGTTGTCGGACGGGCTGAAGACGCTGGGCAACGTGGCGAAGGCCGGCAAGTCGCTGTTCCAGGGCGCCAGGGAGGCGCTGAGCGTCGCCACCGCCGGCACCGCCTTCCTCAAGGAGCACAACTTCACCCTCCATCTGGTGGTGGAGGGGCGCAGCGAGACGCAGCTGCGCGAGGCGATGCAGACGGTGCGCGCCATCGGTGCGCGCCACGGCAAGGAGATCGAGAACAGCGTGCCGAAGGTCATGCGCTCCAAGCCCTTCGGGCCGGTGCGCGGCATGCTGGGGCGCGAGGGCCAGCGCTGGGTTCCCATCCACGCCATCTTCCCGCTGGGCGACGCCGACCGGGTTGTTGCCGCCAACGATGCCTTCTTCGCGGAGAAGCGCGGCTTCATGGAGCAGCACGGCATCATCTATTCGGTGATGACCATGACGGTCGGCAACGACTTCTTCCTGGAGCCGGCCTTCTACTGGACCGACGAGATCACGCCGCTGCATGCCGCCAGCCTGGGCGACGAGGTGGTGAAGCCGTGGCGCGACCGCCCGGCCAACCCAACCGCCCGCAATGCGGTGGCCGAACTGCGCCGCGCCACGCAGGAACTGTATTGCAGCCTGGGCGGCGTCAGCTGGCAGGTCGCCCGCGACTATCCGTTCCGCGAAATCCTCACCCCTGAAACCTGGTCGCTGCTGGAGGGCGTCAAGCGCGCCGTCGATCCGCAGGGGCTGATGAATCCCGGTTCCCTCGGCCTCGGCCGCTGA
- a CDS encoding isocitrate lyase/PEP mutase family protein, translated as MSRGPDFRNRVLAQKTVWSAGAYDALSARFIEAAGFDALMTSGFGVSASFLGQPDAELYTMSENLTVVRNVVSAVNVPVIADIDTGYGNAINVMRTIREFEASGVSAVIMEDQVAPKRCPICVGGVEVIPMDEGVAKIEAAVAARRDPNMLIIARTDVVDPAAAMERGRAYVAAGADMIQPISKCFKDIDGLRAMREAVGVPLSLQLLGWLEQLSADEVEEVAGMATYALVPLMTVASALKENLAALAERRSTRDLPRPVTDHNSFIDFIGFPQIEELQKRYLKSA; from the coding sequence ATGTCTCGGGGACCTGATTTCCGCAACCGCGTGCTGGCGCAGAAGACCGTCTGGTCGGCCGGCGCCTATGACGCCCTCTCCGCCCGCTTCATCGAGGCGGCCGGCTTCGACGCGCTGATGACCTCGGGCTTCGGCGTCTCCGCCTCCTTCCTGGGCCAGCCGGACGCCGAGCTCTACACCATGTCGGAGAACCTGACGGTGGTGCGCAACGTGGTGTCGGCGGTCAACGTCCCGGTCATCGCCGACATCGATACCGGATACGGCAACGCCATCAACGTGATGCGCACGATCCGCGAGTTCGAGGCGTCGGGCGTCTCGGCCGTCATCATGGAGGATCAGGTCGCCCCCAAGCGTTGCCCGATCTGCGTCGGCGGGGTCGAGGTGATCCCGATGGACGAGGGCGTCGCCAAGATCGAGGCGGCGGTGGCCGCCCGGCGCGATCCCAACATGCTGATCATCGCCCGGACCGACGTCGTCGATCCGGCCGCCGCGATGGAACGCGGGCGTGCCTATGTCGCGGCCGGTGCCGACATGATCCAGCCGATCAGCAAATGCTTCAAGGACATCGACGGGTTGCGCGCGATGCGCGAGGCCGTCGGCGTGCCGCTGTCGCTGCAGTTGCTCGGCTGGCTGGAACAACTTTCGGCGGACGAGGTGGAGGAGGTTGCCGGCATGGCGACCTACGCGCTGGTGCCGCTGATGACCGTCGCCTCGGCGCTGAAGGAAAATCTGGCGGCCCTGGCGGAGCGCCGGTCCACCCGCGACCTGCCTCGGCCCGTGACCGACCACAACAGCTTCATCGACTTCATCGGCTTCCCGCAGATCGAGGAGCTGCAGAAGCGCTACCTGAAGAGCGCGTGA
- a CDS encoding 3-isopropylmalate dehydratase, translating to MIGTQLQMPALKGRVAFIFDEVNFDVDQIVGVKNIKITDVAELAQVAMQSYDPDFATTVRPGDLLVGADNFGYGHPHYPPMKAMRHLGITGVIAESFSPGYWRGEVSMGFPQVGCPGILGFVERWDEIEVDWAAGVVRNHTKGTELPFEPLPLADAEMIEAGGLVPFLKRQAAQQREQKEHSHVSGT from the coding sequence ATGATCGGAACCCAGCTGCAGATGCCGGCGCTGAAGGGCCGCGTCGCCTTCATCTTCGACGAGGTCAATTTCGACGTCGACCAGATCGTCGGCGTCAAGAACATCAAGATCACCGACGTGGCCGAACTGGCCCAGGTCGCCATGCAGAGCTACGATCCGGATTTCGCCACGACGGTCCGGCCGGGCGACCTGCTGGTCGGGGCGGACAATTTCGGCTACGGCCACCCGCACTATCCGCCGATGAAGGCGATGCGGCATCTCGGCATCACCGGGGTGATCGCGGAATCCTTCTCCCCAGGCTATTGGCGCGGCGAGGTCAGCATGGGCTTCCCGCAGGTCGGCTGCCCCGGAATCCTCGGCTTCGTCGAACGCTGGGACGAGATCGAGGTGGATTGGGCGGCGGGCGTGGTCCGCAACCACACCAAGGGCACCGAACTTCCCTTCGAGCCGCTGCCGCTGGCGGATGCAGAGATGATCGAGGCCGGCGGCCTCGTCCCCTTCCTGAAGCGGCAGGCGGCCCAACAACGCGAGCAAAAGGAACACAGCCATGTCTCGGGGACCTGA
- a CDS encoding ABC transporter substrate-binding protein, with product MFGRRTLLAAAAALALAIPVAGTSAQAQQPPVRIALIGPMSGTGAFEGQLGLEGAQAMVSVINAKGGVAGGRKLELLTYDDKGSPEDGVSAAKRAMEQDNVDLIVGGWFSAVALSMKEATRDKIVTVMTSSQHPKVTEEGHKYLFRLNATSAMMSEFYSKAICDRIKPKSIAFMNVNDDWGRLELDNYTKLLTACGIEVKGHEFYNRTDTDFTTALTKLKSLNADAIYVAAINTSQGATIYRQIKQTGYRGKVIASAGNMNPKLVELSGNSLEQVYSASPFTEDATAPSLKPWLEEYRKSYKNEPSFIAALGAQAVQVLAFGIDAAGDPRAYDKIASTLKSQEVPTVMGNLRFSDKGQASQAIHLVQVQKKQIVSVRD from the coding sequence ATGTTCGGTAGGCGCACTCTCCTTGCCGCGGCGGCGGCCCTGGCCCTGGCCATTCCCGTCGCCGGCACATCCGCCCAAGCCCAGCAACCCCCGGTCCGCATCGCCCTCATCGGCCCGATGAGCGGCACCGGCGCCTTCGAAGGCCAGCTTGGCCTGGAAGGCGCGCAGGCGATGGTCTCGGTGATCAACGCCAAGGGCGGCGTGGCCGGCGGCCGCAAGCTGGAACTGCTGACCTACGACGACAAGGGGTCTCCGGAGGACGGGGTCAGCGCCGCCAAGCGCGCGATGGAACAGGACAACGTCGACCTGATCGTCGGCGGCTGGTTCAGCGCCGTCGCCCTGTCGATGAAGGAAGCGACGCGCGACAAGATCGTCACCGTGATGACCAGTTCGCAGCATCCCAAGGTGACGGAGGAGGGGCACAAGTACCTGTTCCGGCTGAACGCCACCTCCGCGATGATGTCCGAGTTCTACTCCAAGGCGATCTGCGACCGCATCAAGCCCAAATCCATCGCCTTCATGAACGTCAACGACGACTGGGGCCGGCTGGAGCTGGACAACTACACCAAGCTGCTGACCGCCTGCGGGATCGAGGTGAAGGGGCACGAATTCTACAACCGCACCGACACCGATTTCACCACCGCACTGACCAAGCTGAAGTCGCTGAACGCCGATGCGATCTATGTCGCGGCGATCAACACCTCGCAGGGCGCCACCATCTACCGGCAGATCAAGCAGACCGGCTACCGCGGCAAGGTCATCGCGTCGGCCGGCAACATGAACCCCAAGCTGGTCGAGCTGTCGGGCAATTCGCTGGAGCAGGTCTATTCCGCTTCGCCCTTCACCGAGGACGCCACAGCCCCGTCGCTGAAGCCGTGGCTTGAGGAATACCGCAAGTCCTACAAGAACGAACCGTCCTTCATCGCCGCGCTCGGCGCCCAGGCGGTACAGGTGCTGGCCTTCGGCATCGACGCCGCCGGCGATCCGCGCGCTTATGACAAGATCGCCTCGACCCTGAAGTCGCAGGAAGTCCCGACCGTGATGGGGAACCTGCGCTTCTCCGACAAGGGACAGGCCAGCCAGGCGATCCATCTGGTGCAGGTGCAGAAGAAGCAGATCGTCAGCGTCCGGGACTGA